The sequence below is a genomic window from Treponema primitia ZAS-1.
TCGTAATGGTAAAGCCCTTATGCTTTAGATCCAGCCAGCCGCAGGTAGTTTTAACGGTAAAGTTACTCAAATCTATCTCATTATGCCAATAATCAAAGGTATCGGTTCGCATATCAGGCTTGTTATTGTGCGTGCCGATTACTTCACCATAGAGCTCAAAACTTTTAATACTCAATTTTACAGGCAATATCTTTTTCATAGTAAATCATCCTCCAATTTTTCTGCTTTTTCAGTTTATATTAACTTGCTTTCACATTAGCAAGTCGGTTCCGGACTGAACTATCAAGAATTACCGCAAGTACCAGGATAAAGCCCTTAAGCAAACCCTGATAAAAACTTGGCACTCCCAATAAATTTAACCCATTCCCCAAAAAACCGATTATCAGGGCGCCAATGAAGGTGCCAATAACAGAACCCTCCCCGCCTGACATGCTGGTGCCGCCAAGAACTACCGCAACAACAACGTCAAACTCAAACCCCTGTCCGACATTCGGGGAACCTACGCCCAAACGCGATCCCAATATACACCCTGCGAACCCTGCCAGGAGTCCGGTTAACACATAATAAATAACCACCAGCCCATGCACACCGATACCGGAATAAATTGCCGCTATTTTATTGCCGCCTATGGCAAAGGAATATTTCCCCAGCAGGGTCTTTTTCTCAAGAAAAATAAACAGCAAAAGCAGCGCTATGGTCAACAGAACCGGAACGGAAAGGACTCCAAACATACCCCGGCCCAGGGCCGTATAGTTTTTTGGCAGCCCCGCATTAATGGCTTTTCCATTGCTGAATATTAACGCCAAAGCCCGGGCGATATACATAGAACCCATGGTAACAATAACCGGAGGAATATGTAAACGGTCAACAAACCCCCCATTCATAAGGCCGATTAAAAGACCGACAAATATGCCGCAAAAAATCGCCGCCACCATGGGTATTCCGGTCTGGGTCGCCTTGGCCATAACAACCCCGCTCAGAGCGACCACGCTGCCCACTGAAAGATCTATGCCGCCGGAAATCATGAGTAAGGTTGCGGCCACGCCGGTTATAATAACCGGCGTTGTCTGCTGCAGTACATTGTTAATGTTTGTATAAGTGAGAAATTCTCTGCTCAAAAAGGAAAGAACCACTATAATAATTAGTAAAATACCAAGGGTTATTAGGCTTTGCAATGCATTTTTATTTAGCCTAAGTTTGTTTACTATCATGCCGAAACGCCTCCTAAAGCCAGGTGCATAATTTTTTCTGCGTTGGTTTTTTCCCCTTCGTTTCTTATGACTGCTTTTAATGCGCCATCAAAAAGCACGGCAATCCTATCACACAAATTGAGGACCTCAAGCAATTCGGATGAAAAGACTATAACCGCGTTACCGGTCTTTACCAAATCACGAACAATATTATGAATCTCCTCTTTAGCGCCCATATCCACTCCCCTCGTGGGTTCATCCAGGAGCATGATCTTTATATCTGCGTTAAGGCATTTGGCAAAAACAACCTTTTGCTGATTCCCTCCGCTTAAAAATGCAGCGCCCTGTTCCTCATTCCGGCAGGCAATATTCAGCTTTTTAATATACCCATTCGCAATCTGTTTTTCCCGCGCTACTGACCGGATGCCAAAGGAGCTTATCTTTTTCGCGTTTGTAAGGGTGATATTCTCCCGGATGGAAAGGCTGGACACAAGGCCCTGGGTACGCCGTTCTTCGGGAACAATGCATATGCCGTTCTTATAGGCTTCCCGTGGGCTGGAAAATCTTCCATTTTTGCCAAACATTTCGATTTCACCACTGTAGGTATCAATCCCTGCAATTGCCCGTGCCATTTCTGTTTTTCCGGCCCCTAACAAACCGTAAAATCCGAATATCTCCCCCTGATGCAGATCAAAGGACACGTCCTTCAGCAGATGATTGGTAATTCCCCTGGCGCTCATAATTACATGGTTCATGTCAATATCACTATTGATATATTTCTCGGAGACCACTTTGCCCAGCATAAGCTTAACCAGTTCTTCCTGGTTTAGATCCGAGATAGCTGCGGTTTTTATCACATGACCGTCCAGTAAAACTGTTACAAAATCTCCTACCTTAAAAATTTCTTCAAGTTTGTGGGAAATATAAATAAGGGTGATTCCCTGCTTTTTCAGGGTCTCCACCACATCAAAAAGCCTACGCGTTTCATCTTCAGAAAGCGCAGCGGTAGGTTCATCCAGAATAAGTATCTCGGCATTCAGTGCGATAGCCTTGGCTATCTGCAGAATCTGCTTTTCACCGACACTCAAAGCGGAAACATAACTATTCATCGCTATATCAGGATCAATTCTATGTAATATCTCTTTGAGATTTTTAGTTTCATCACTTTTACGTAGAATACCAAGGGTATTTTTTTCGTTACCCAGGGTCATATTTTCTTCAACCGTAAGCTGCTCTATGACATTTAGCTCCTGAAACAAAACGGAAACTCCGCATTCCATGGCTTCCCGAATTGTTGCAGGACAATATTCTTTTCCTTTTAACAGGAGACGGCCACCGGTATATCTTTCTGCACCGGCTAAAATTTTAATCAGAGTAGATTTTCCGGCGCCGTTTTCCCCGACAATACAATGGACCGTATTCGTCTTTATGGAAAAAGACACCCCCTTTAGGGCCATAATCCCGGGAAATGACTTTGTTACATCAAGAATTTCCAGAACTGTTTCTCCCATTACATATCCCTTCAAGAAAGCATTCACCACGCCGCATGTATTCACTCGTTTACCAAAGTATATCCATACGGCGCAGTTTATAAAAACATGTTTATCTTACGCCGATCTCTTTTCTCAGATTGATG
It includes:
- a CDS encoding ABC transporter permease is translated as MSREFLTYTNINNVLQQTTPVIITGVAATLLMISGGIDLSVGSVVALSGVVMAKATQTGIPMVAAIFCGIFVGLLIGLMNGGFVDRLHIPPVIVTMGSMYIARALALIFSNGKAINAGLPKNYTALGRGMFGVLSVPVLLTIALLLLFIFLEKKTLLGKYSFAIGGNKIAAIYSGIGVHGLVVIYYVLTGLLAGFAGCILGSRLGVGSPNVGQGFEFDVVVAVVLGGTSMSGGEGSVIGTFIGALIIGFLGNGLNLLGVPSFYQGLLKGFILVLAVILDSSVRNRLANVKAS
- a CDS encoding sugar ABC transporter ATP-binding protein, with translation MGETVLEILDVTKSFPGIMALKGVSFSIKTNTVHCIVGENGAGKSTLIKILAGAERYTGGRLLLKGKEYCPATIREAMECGVSVLFQELNVIEQLTVEENMTLGNEKNTLGILRKSDETKNLKEILHRIDPDIAMNSYVSALSVGEKQILQIAKAIALNAEILILDEPTAALSEDETRRLFDVVETLKKQGITLIYISHKLEEIFKVGDFVTVLLDGHVIKTAAISDLNQEELVKLMLGKVVSEKYINSDIDMNHVIMSARGITNHLLKDVSFDLHQGEIFGFYGLLGAGKTEMARAIAGIDTYSGEIEMFGKNGRFSSPREAYKNGICIVPEERRTQGLVSSLSIRENITLTNAKKISSFGIRSVAREKQIANGYIKKLNIACRNEEQGAAFLSGGNQQKVVFAKCLNADIKIMLLDEPTRGVDMGAKEEIHNIVRDLVKTGNAVIVFSSELLEVLNLCDRIAVLFDGALKAVIRNEGEKTNAEKIMHLALGGVSA